A stretch of the Methylacidiphilum caldifontis genome encodes the following:
- the deoC gene encoding deoxyribose-phosphate aldolase, which produces MTAALATFIDSTLLRPNALDQDIVKHCEEAKKYGFYSVCIQPCWVSVATQLLHNSPVKITTVIGFPLGANKTAVKTLEAFEAIKDGADELDLVLPLWAISINRWEIIEKEVKAICEVANGKVLKAIIETGYFNPSEIEKATYAAIQGGAKFIKTSTGYGPRGVDIKDIYFLKSILPPGVGIKASGGIRSKQFALDLIEAGATRIGTSHALSILQ; this is translated from the coding sequence ATGACCGCGGCGCTGGCCACTTTTATAGATTCTACCTTGCTTCGTCCAAATGCTTTAGATCAGGACATCGTTAAACATTGTGAAGAGGCTAAAAAATACGGCTTTTATTCTGTCTGTATACAGCCTTGTTGGGTTTCTGTGGCTACTCAATTACTCCATAACAGTCCAGTCAAAATAACTACTGTGATTGGCTTTCCTCTAGGTGCCAATAAGACTGCAGTGAAAACACTTGAGGCTTTCGAAGCTATTAAAGATGGAGCCGATGAACTCGATCTTGTTCTTCCCCTTTGGGCAATCTCCATTAACCGTTGGGAAATCATAGAAAAAGAAGTCAAAGCTATTTGCGAGGTAGCGAATGGAAAAGTACTAAAAGCGATAATTGAGACTGGATATTTCAATCCCTCTGAGATAGAAAAAGCAACTTATGCAGCTATCCAGGGAGGAGCAAAGTTTATAAAAACATCTACTGGTTATGGTCCCCGAGGAGTAGATATAAAAGATATCTATTTTCTCAAGTCCATATTACCCCCAGGAGTTGGAATAAAAGCCTCTGGTGGCATTCGTTCTAAACAATTTGCTCTCGATCTTATTGAAGCAGGTGCCACTCGAATTGGGACTTCTCATGCTCTTTCTATTTTACAATAA
- a CDS encoding VOC family protein, translating to MSMKAKRLLHTRLRISNLEESIKFFTQVLGMNVVRQTKSPRGSVLTFLRIAGSEEEIELCYYPESGKVDVPPDLIHLAFEVDNLEQFGIHSSKLGYPFSDGPTITSSGTKFAFIDGPDGYEIELIERKENDSI from the coding sequence ATGAGTATGAAGGCAAAAAGACTCCTCCATACCCGACTTAGGATAAGCAATCTCGAAGAGTCGATTAAATTTTTTACTCAAGTTCTTGGAATGAACGTGGTCAGACAGACAAAATCCCCAAGGGGATCTGTTCTTACATTTCTCAGGATTGCTGGAAGCGAAGAAGAAATAGAACTTTGTTATTATCCAGAAAGTGGAAAAGTCGATGTTCCCCCTGATTTAATCCACCTTGCATTCGAGGTCGATAATCTTGAACAGTTTGGCATTCACAGTTCAAAGCTGGGTTACCCGTTTTCTGATGGTCCAACAATAACGAGCTCTGGAACAAAATTTGCGTTTATTGATGGACCTGACGGGTATGAAATCGAGTTAATCGAACGAAAAGAGAATGATTCAATTTGA
- a CDS encoding RsmE family RNA methyltransferase → MELYFCTDYALGQLDHEESHHCIHVMRHKVGDLIEIFDGKGSSWVAQIQKIENNRVFVSLLKEKRPDSLSKKPLFILIQAVLKNKAMQFLLQKVTEIGVDQIIPVISGRSLFTKEERKQFKEKKWKDILIAAAKQSQQRKLPELFEISSLSDVLERDFSSSLKLVAFLGKESKSLKEIVKSHTSEDISSVAVLVGPEGDLTDEEKKFALDRGFIPVSLGNQILRSETAALFLLSILNYELRV, encoded by the coding sequence ATGGAGCTTTATTTTTGCACAGATTATGCCCTAGGGCAGCTAGATCACGAGGAATCTCACCATTGTATTCATGTCATGCGACATAAAGTAGGTGATCTCATTGAAATATTTGACGGCAAGGGGAGCAGTTGGGTAGCGCAGATCCAAAAAATAGAGAATAACAGGGTTTTTGTTTCCTTGTTGAAAGAAAAAAGGCCGGATAGTCTTTCTAAAAAACCATTGTTTATTTTGATTCAAGCGGTGTTGAAGAACAAAGCCATGCAGTTTCTTCTGCAAAAAGTGACCGAGATAGGCGTTGATCAGATTATTCCGGTTATTTCGGGTCGTAGCTTATTTACAAAAGAAGAAAGAAAACAATTTAAAGAAAAGAAATGGAAAGATATCCTTATAGCTGCAGCTAAGCAGAGTCAACAGAGGAAATTGCCCGAACTTTTTGAAATCTCTTCCCTATCAGATGTTTTAGAAAGGGATTTTTCTTCGTCGTTGAAACTTGTGGCATTCCTTGGTAAAGAGTCAAAGTCTTTGAAAGAAATTGTTAAAAGCCATACCTCTGAGGATATTTCTTCTGTTGCTGTTCTGGTTGGTCCAGAGGGTGATTTAACGGATGAGGAAAAAAAATTTGCTTTGGATAGGGGTTTTATTCCTGTCAGTCTGGGGAATCAAATCCTTCGGTCTGAAACGGCTGCTCTTTTTTTATTGTCTATTCTCAATTATGAACTGAGGGTTTAA
- a CDS encoding ribulose-phosphate 3-epimerase, with protein MAHPIRLSINIGINPFQLPKEIKKAEIFNCDSIHVDVTDGHFVPNLSIGPDFIAALRSMTNLPIEVHLLIQQPDRFARDFVEAGADLLIVHMESHHDIKKTINLIHGMGCRCGLALNPLTIFEKSIKYLSQLQALLILVTNFPPKSHAFQPDKLSKIKKAREFREKNNLNFQILVEGGLSAQTIPSTVIAGANTLILDSSFFKEDLSVQSLSEILKDIDEASAGG; from the coding sequence ATGGCTCATCCAATTCGTCTATCTATAAATATCGGAATAAATCCTTTCCAATTGCCAAAAGAGATTAAAAAAGCTGAAATATTCAATTGTGATTCAATACATGTGGATGTAACCGATGGGCATTTTGTGCCCAACCTTTCTATCGGACCAGATTTTATTGCTGCTTTGCGATCGATGACTAACCTACCCATTGAAGTGCATCTTCTCATTCAACAACCCGATCGTTTCGCTAGAGATTTTGTTGAAGCCGGAGCTGATTTGCTCATTGTGCACATGGAATCACATCATGATATTAAAAAAACAATTAATCTTATCCATGGCATGGGTTGTCGCTGTGGACTAGCTTTAAATCCATTGACCATTTTCGAGAAAAGCATCAAATATCTTTCTCAACTTCAAGCTCTTCTTATTCTTGTTACGAATTTTCCACCCAAAAGCCATGCTTTCCAGCCCGACAAGCTTTCAAAGATAAAAAAAGCCAGGGAATTCCGTGAAAAGAATAACCTGAACTTTCAAATACTTGTGGAAGGAGGGCTTTCGGCTCAAACAATCCCTTCGACTGTTATTGCAGGAGCTAATACGCTCATTTTGGATAGTTCTTTTTTCAAAGAAGACCTCTCTGTTCAAAGCCTTTCGGAAATTCTTAAAGACATTGATGAAGCTTCCGCTGGAGGCTAA
- a CDS encoding zinc-dependent alcohol dehydrogenase family protein, with protein MKAMVLERPKSPLVLKDVPIPEPGPGEILLEVLVCGICRTDLHVVDGELPNPKPNLIPGHEVIGIVRKRGPGATKFSIGERVGVPWLGKTCGQCKFCSSGRENLCDQPEFTGYTRDGGYAEWIKADERFCFPIPSLYTDEEAAPLLCAGLIGFRSYKHAEKSDRIGFYGFGAAAHILIQIANYQKKAIYAFSKPGDIESQNFSLSLGAVWSGDSTTLPPVPLDVAIIFAPVGSLVPQALRAIEKGGTVVCAGIYMSDIPSFPYKILWEERKIVSVANLSRKDGEEFFKIASQLKIQTQVQTFPLSEANNALQRLREGKVQGALALIPNSMQCNSN; from the coding sequence ATGAAAGCAATGGTCCTTGAAAGACCCAAAAGTCCATTAGTTCTAAAGGACGTTCCCATCCCTGAACCAGGTCCAGGTGAAATTCTTCTAGAAGTACTTGTATGTGGGATATGTAGAACAGATCTTCATGTAGTTGATGGGGAATTGCCCAACCCCAAGCCCAACCTTATTCCTGGACACGAAGTCATTGGGATTGTAAGAAAACGGGGACCAGGTGCAACTAAATTTTCAATTGGAGAAAGGGTGGGAGTTCCTTGGTTAGGCAAAACTTGCGGTCAATGTAAATTCTGTAGTTCAGGAAGAGAAAATTTGTGCGATCAGCCTGAATTTACAGGTTATACCCGGGATGGAGGCTATGCAGAATGGATAAAAGCTGACGAAAGGTTTTGCTTTCCTATTCCTTCACTATATACCGACGAAGAAGCTGCCCCTCTTTTGTGTGCTGGATTAATTGGGTTTCGCTCCTACAAGCATGCAGAAAAATCTGACCGAATAGGTTTCTATGGCTTTGGAGCGGCTGCTCACATTCTAATTCAGATTGCCAATTATCAAAAAAAAGCCATTTATGCTTTTTCAAAACCTGGAGATATAGAAAGCCAGAATTTCTCACTTTCTTTAGGCGCAGTATGGTCAGGGGACTCCACAACTCTGCCTCCAGTTCCCCTGGATGTAGCCATTATTTTTGCCCCCGTAGGATCCTTAGTTCCACAAGCCCTCCGTGCCATAGAAAAAGGAGGGACAGTCGTATGTGCAGGAATATACATGAGCGATATACCCTCTTTTCCCTATAAAATTTTATGGGAAGAAAGAAAAATTGTTTCTGTGGCTAATCTTTCTAGAAAAGATGGAGAAGAATTTTTTAAAATAGCATCGCAACTCAAAATACAAACACAAGTTCAAACTTTTCCTTTAAGCGAGGCCAATAACGCTCTTCAAAGACTTAGGGAAGGAAAGGTACAAGGAGCCCTTGCCTTAATACCAAACTCAATGCAATGCAATAGCAATTGA
- a CDS encoding FIST signal transduction protein, whose protein sequence is MHAVSGVYNGPLEEKRIIQMVSKLRMELSGEPTLGFAFSWSGYLDQDPSSLAELSDILTIYGHLQHLVVVGSSGTVGQGIENEGTASFSLLLIHNPNLKCQGVVLSPQMIETLDQKENWYSLFPFDSPEIKGFSVFADPINFPIEKFLKGLTQAYPHVPAWGGLTSGKENECSIYYNRRAVSGCLLLAFAGNIIFDVIVSQACRPIGEPYTITHADQNILYTLGRKTAYQALAKAFDSLTEQERLAVQGHLFIGLAVSEYLEEFKQGDFLIRNILGADPSTGAIAIGALPRVGQTVQYQLRDPHTAIVALQKSLEDEKLKWLSRGKIPSAVLQAICAGRGKTLFGTSSIDAQSIQKFFPGVAQAGFFANGEIGPTCGMNFLHGYSTSIAFLAED, encoded by the coding sequence ATGCATGCTGTAAGTGGTGTTTACAACGGTCCATTAGAAGAAAAGAGAATCATTCAGATGGTTTCAAAACTCCGCATGGAACTATCCGGAGAACCAACGCTGGGGTTTGCCTTTTCATGGTCTGGTTACTTGGATCAAGATCCAAGTAGCCTTGCAGAGCTTTCTGATATTCTTACTATCTATGGCCATCTCCAGCATCTTGTCGTCGTGGGTAGTTCTGGAACTGTTGGTCAAGGCATAGAAAATGAAGGAACAGCTTCTTTCTCGCTTCTCCTTATCCATAACCCTAATTTAAAATGCCAAGGTGTAGTACTTTCCCCTCAGATGATTGAAACTCTTGATCAAAAGGAAAATTGGTACTCCCTTTTCCCCTTCGATTCTCCTGAAATCAAGGGCTTCAGTGTATTTGCTGATCCAATAAACTTTCCTATAGAAAAATTTTTGAAGGGATTAACCCAAGCTTATCCTCATGTCCCTGCCTGGGGAGGCTTGACAAGTGGCAAAGAAAATGAATGCTCTATCTATTATAATCGAAGAGCTGTATCGGGATGTCTTCTTTTAGCTTTTGCGGGAAATATCATCTTTGATGTCATTGTATCCCAAGCTTGTCGACCCATTGGAGAACCCTATACAATAACCCATGCTGACCAGAATATTCTCTATACGCTGGGAAGAAAAACTGCTTACCAGGCCTTAGCCAAAGCCTTTGACTCGTTAACAGAACAAGAACGGCTTGCTGTTCAAGGTCATCTTTTCATAGGCTTAGCTGTTTCTGAATACTTAGAAGAATTCAAACAGGGAGATTTTCTCATCCGCAATATCTTGGGTGCTGATCCTTCTACAGGAGCCATTGCCATCGGAGCATTACCAAGGGTTGGACAGACAGTCCAATATCAATTAAGGGATCCTCACACCGCTATTGTTGCTCTTCAAAAATCCTTAGAAGATGAAAAATTAAAATGGCTATCTCGTGGAAAAATCCCTTCGGCCGTATTACAAGCAATATGTGCAGGAAGAGGGAAAACCCTTTTTGGCACTTCTTCTATTGATGCTCAAAGCATTCAAAAGTTTTTCCCAGGGGTCGCTCAAGCCGGTTTTTTTGCTAACGGCGAGATTGGGCCTACATGCGGGATGAATTTCCTTCATGGCTACTCTACCTCCATCGCATTTCTTGCCGAGGATTGA
- the rfaD gene encoding ADP-glyceromanno-heptose 6-epimerase, producing MGKKIVVTGGAGFIGSNLVLELLNQLSEIEVVVIDDFSSGSFKNILNAHCDIITENLYRFDWSDYFSKKEIEVVFHLASLTDTTILDERRQMQNNVEAFRSLLRFFSGTSTKIIYASSAAIYGMRSGKNRLQDDPQPANPYGFSKLQMERIATAYMKENPQTRITGLRYFNVYGPREAHKKSASSMIFQLAKQIKEGKNPRLFSYGEQKRDFVYVADVVRATLLTAIKDCPLPLFNVGSGHARSFNDIVHILNQTLKTDAKPEYFPCPYSFYQSHTEADLELTQKHLGYVSKYSLEQGIAEYFDSGWLL from the coding sequence ATGGGAAAAAAAATTGTTGTTACAGGGGGAGCCGGTTTTATCGGTTCTAATCTTGTTTTAGAACTTTTAAATCAGCTTTCAGAGATTGAAGTGGTGGTTATAGATGATTTTTCAAGCGGTTCCTTCAAAAATATTCTTAATGCTCATTGTGACATTATTACCGAAAATCTTTATCGCTTCGATTGGTCAGATTATTTTTCTAAAAAAGAAATCGAAGTGGTTTTCCATTTAGCTTCCCTTACAGATACAACTATACTCGATGAGCGCAGGCAGATGCAAAATAACGTGGAAGCTTTTCGGTCCTTGCTCCGTTTTTTTTCAGGAACTTCTACAAAGATTATCTATGCTTCTTCTGCAGCGATCTACGGGATGCGTTCGGGAAAAAATCGCCTACAAGATGACCCTCAGCCAGCAAATCCATATGGGTTTTCCAAATTGCAGATGGAAAGAATTGCTACGGCTTACATGAAGGAAAATCCTCAAACCAGAATAACTGGGCTGAGGTATTTCAACGTATATGGTCCAAGGGAAGCTCATAAGAAAAGTGCTTCAAGTATGATTTTTCAATTAGCAAAACAGATTAAAGAGGGGAAAAACCCTAGACTTTTTTCTTATGGGGAACAGAAGAGGGATTTTGTTTATGTTGCTGATGTGGTTAGAGCAACCCTTTTAACGGCAATAAAGGATTGTCCTCTACCTTTATTCAATGTTGGAAGTGGTCATGCTCGATCTTTCAATGATATCGTTCATATCTTAAATCAAACATTAAAGACAGATGCTAAGCCTGAGTATTTCCCCTGTCCTTATTCTTTTTATCAATCGCATACTGAAGCTGACCTGGAGTTGACTCAGAAGCATCTGGGATATGTTTCAAAATATTCTTTAGAACAAGGGATTGCCGAATATTTCGACTCGGGGTGGCTCTTATAA
- a CDS encoding aldehyde dehydrogenase family protein: protein MLTANSITKSESSSYTLLPKVQKFLKTPKKLFIGGRWVDAVSGKTFPTYDPASGEVLAYVAEADKEDVDKAVKAAREAFENGPWAKMSPAERAKLIWKLADLIEENLEELAQIESLDNGKPMAVAKVADLPLSIDLFRYMAGWATKIEGNTIPFSLASPEKFVAYTRREPIGVVGQIIPWNFPLLMAAWKLGPALATGCTVILKPAEQTPLSALWIGELIQQAGFPDGVVNILPGFGETAGAAIAAHGDIDKVAFTGSTEVGKIIVKAATSNLKKVSLELGGKSPNIVFSDADLSVAIPGAASAIFFNHGQCCCAGSRLYVEKKAFDKVLEGITEEAKKIRLGPGLDPSTEMGPLVSQEQYDRVFSYIRSGLDEGATVVTGGKRFGERGYFISPTIFSGVNSSMKIVNEEIFGPVVCAIPFEDTEEIAPVANQTIYGLAAGIWTKDISKAHRLAAKLKAGTVWINCYNVFDASLPFGGYKQSGWGREMGHAVLDNYLETKSVCIQID, encoded by the coding sequence ATGTTAACAGCAAATTCGATTACAAAATCTGAGTCATCATCTTATACCTTGTTACCTAAGGTTCAGAAATTTCTGAAAACTCCAAAAAAGCTATTTATAGGTGGTCGATGGGTTGATGCGGTTTCAGGAAAAACTTTTCCGACTTATGATCCTGCCTCTGGAGAAGTCTTAGCTTATGTCGCTGAAGCCGACAAAGAAGACGTAGATAAAGCAGTAAAAGCAGCAAGAGAAGCTTTTGAAAACGGACCGTGGGCGAAAATGTCTCCTGCAGAACGAGCAAAGTTAATTTGGAAACTTGCTGATTTGATTGAAGAAAATCTTGAAGAGTTAGCTCAAATAGAATCTTTGGATAACGGAAAACCCATGGCCGTGGCCAAAGTTGCCGATCTTCCTTTATCCATTGATCTGTTTCGCTATATGGCGGGATGGGCTACAAAAATAGAAGGCAATACGATTCCTTTTTCTTTGGCCTCACCTGAAAAATTTGTAGCTTATACAAGGAGAGAGCCTATTGGAGTGGTTGGGCAGATTATCCCTTGGAACTTCCCTTTATTAATGGCTGCGTGGAAATTAGGACCTGCTCTTGCTACAGGATGTACGGTTATTCTTAAACCCGCAGAGCAGACTCCACTTTCGGCTTTATGGATAGGCGAACTCATCCAGCAAGCGGGATTTCCCGATGGAGTCGTCAATATTTTACCTGGTTTTGGAGAAACGGCCGGAGCTGCTATTGCGGCTCATGGGGATATTGACAAGGTTGCATTTACAGGTTCAACAGAGGTAGGTAAAATTATTGTTAAAGCGGCAACTTCAAATTTGAAAAAAGTTAGTCTTGAACTCGGAGGCAAATCTCCAAACATTGTGTTTTCTGACGCTGATTTGTCTGTTGCGATACCGGGTGCTGCATCCGCTATATTTTTTAATCATGGACAGTGTTGTTGTGCAGGAAGCAGACTTTATGTGGAGAAGAAAGCTTTTGATAAGGTCTTAGAGGGAATAACTGAAGAGGCAAAAAAAATCCGTCTTGGTCCTGGCCTTGATCCCTCAACAGAAATGGGACCTCTTGTATCTCAAGAACAGTATGATAGGGTATTTTCTTACATTCGCTCCGGATTAGATGAAGGAGCAACCGTAGTCACAGGCGGTAAACGCTTTGGAGAGAGAGGTTATTTCATAAGCCCTACGATATTTAGTGGGGTCAACTCCTCCATGAAAATTGTTAACGAAGAGATATTTGGACCTGTTGTTTGTGCTATTCCTTTTGAAGATACCGAAGAAATAGCCCCTGTAGCTAACCAGACGATATATGGACTTGCGGCAGGAATATGGACCAAAGATATTTCTAAAGCTCATCGGCTTGCAGCAAAGCTCAAGGCGGGGACAGTTTGGATTAATTGTTATAATGTGTTTGATGCCTCTTTGCCTTTCGGAGGTTACAAGCAATCGGGATGGGGTAGGGAAATGGGGCATGCGGTGCTAGATAACTACCTGGAAACAAAATCTGTCTGTATCCAAATTGATTAA
- a CDS encoding host attachment protein → MRLDIIIVADLGQIKAYKITKDELTTNSHAQLIDDQIIEMGRKKLKDIDTDKQGEFAVVSYPLTGERSVGERHNEKLEIRRKLICELSKTINLIIKKYNPAAWALSAGSEILPRIIEKLDPATKKTLLKTIPADLTKIDKTEILERFGIK, encoded by the coding sequence ATGCGATTAGACATAATCATTGTAGCCGATCTTGGCCAGATTAAAGCATACAAGATTACAAAAGACGAACTTACAACTAACTCTCATGCTCAACTTATAGATGATCAGATCATTGAAATGGGTAGAAAAAAACTGAAGGACATTGATACCGACAAACAGGGGGAGTTTGCTGTAGTCAGTTATCCTTTAACCGGTGAAAGATCGGTAGGCGAAAGACATAATGAGAAACTTGAAATTCGAAGAAAATTGATTTGTGAATTATCTAAAACAATCAACCTGATTATTAAAAAATACAATCCTGCAGCTTGGGCATTATCAGCAGGTTCAGAAATTCTGCCAAGGATTATAGAAAAGCTTGATCCAGCGACAAAAAAAACTCTTTTAAAGACGATTCCAGCAGATTTAACTAAAATCGATAAAACCGAGATATTAGAACGATTTGGCATCAAATAA
- a CDS encoding alpha/beta hydrolase — protein MAYLSIGIQLINLTLRTLFSHLSDALSIFLFNCLQKPHTLPSDFSIQLEQYIKSWEKSSLEDYYSPDPGYEKKISAYIASSLNCYNQIVFPSFIRGPDRYSNYAIFDLFPSKLGWDRSPTMIIVHGLLSLSLKGYVKWIKWLNQKGWNGAIMHLPYHFQRKAPFLTLSSSSCVQPNLLYTMEILRQSVIDLYIFTKGLSLAGSPHIAAWGISYGAWTISQLSCIHEILQKLILVEPLLHLDHVIWHSPIGKEIRKKLTQQGITPLNTSPHLRLACPSLSKPKLEGNNILIVGGLFDKISPPWILEKIKEKWETKHLYLFPVGHLNYTLTSKSFKLALKCWKDDFSLSPLLTRAKKS, from the coding sequence TTGGCTTACCTTTCAATTGGAATTCAACTCATTAATCTAACCTTGAGAACACTTTTTTCACACCTCAGCGATGCACTTTCTATTTTCCTGTTCAACTGTCTTCAAAAACCTCATACTTTGCCTTCCGATTTTTCCATTCAGTTAGAGCAGTATATCAAAAGTTGGGAAAAGTCATCTCTAGAGGATTATTATAGTCCTGACCCAGGGTATGAAAAAAAAATATCCGCTTACATAGCTTCCAGCCTTAATTGTTACAACCAAATTGTTTTCCCAAGTTTTATTAGAGGACCTGACCGTTATTCTAATTATGCCATTTTCGATCTGTTTCCCTCCAAACTAGGATGGGACCGGTCACCCACAATGATTATTGTACATGGACTTTTATCTCTTTCACTTAAAGGCTACGTCAAATGGATAAAGTGGCTTAACCAAAAAGGATGGAATGGAGCCATTATGCATTTGCCTTATCATTTTCAACGAAAAGCTCCTTTTTTAACCCTGTCGAGTTCCTCTTGCGTTCAACCTAATCTTTTATATACCATGGAGATATTACGACAATCCGTTATTGACCTTTATATTTTTACAAAGGGTCTAAGTTTGGCAGGATCACCTCATATTGCAGCATGGGGAATAAGTTATGGGGCATGGACGATCAGCCAGCTTTCCTGTATCCATGAAATATTGCAAAAATTAATTCTTGTAGAGCCCTTGCTTCATCTTGATCATGTCATCTGGCACTCTCCGATTGGCAAAGAAATAAGAAAAAAATTGACTCAACAAGGCATTACTCCCCTAAATACCTCTCCTCACCTTAGACTCGCCTGTCCAAGCTTATCAAAACCCAAACTTGAGGGTAATAATATCCTTATTGTAGGCGGCCTCTTCGATAAAATTAGCCCTCCATGGATTCTTGAAAAAATTAAAGAAAAATGGGAAACCAAGCATCTTTACCTTTTTCCCGTTGGTCATCTTAATTATACATTGACTTCTAAGAGTTTTAAGCTTGCCTTAAAATGTTGGAAAGATGATTTTTCCCTCTCCCCATTATTGACAAGAGCTAAGAAAAGCTAA
- a CDS encoding AAA family ATPase, producing the protein MQKRLQDFVKSFGNPSPQVSETAKEDQKERFKEKILQFQFTPKDIKAYLDRFVIKQEEAKKVLSVAVCDHYNQVKEALMGRGPTHYVKQNVLLVGPSGVGKTYLIRCLADCIGVPMVKADATKFSETGYVGADVEDLVRELIQQAEGDIEIAQYGIIYLDEVDKLASSHFMGRDVSGRGVQSNLLKLLEETDVPIKAAHDVLGQMQSLFDFQRGSKAPRKTINTRYILFILSGAFEKLSEIVQRRIRRSHLGFQPHGPEGVPSDIIAEAQTVDFVEYGLEPEFIGRLPVRVFCQPLGKEDLFHVLRDSEGSILKQYKSSFAAYGIELKFTEEALHLIAEKAIEEKTGARGLMTICEKVLRPFRFELPGSGVRELEIDSFTVLDPEKRLGEILKKIEENKKNKENEQIEQFLLEFYKANEIRIHFHPDAIEALKQEAHEKGISVIDLCKEKFKNYSLGLKLIKKNNGTNDFILTKEDLQYPEETLNRWIAASYKSETASQGQ; encoded by the coding sequence ATGCAAAAAAGGCTTCAGGATTTCGTTAAATCTTTTGGAAATCCTTCTCCCCAGGTCTCTGAAACTGCAAAAGAGGATCAAAAAGAAAGATTCAAAGAAAAGATATTGCAATTTCAGTTTACTCCTAAGGATATTAAAGCCTACCTTGATCGGTTTGTTATTAAACAAGAGGAAGCTAAAAAAGTCCTTTCCGTAGCTGTTTGTGATCATTATAACCAAGTTAAAGAAGCCCTGATGGGCCGTGGCCCCACTCATTATGTCAAACAAAATGTGCTTCTTGTTGGTCCCAGTGGGGTGGGCAAGACTTATCTTATCCGATGTCTTGCAGATTGCATAGGTGTTCCCATGGTGAAAGCGGATGCCACCAAATTTTCTGAGACAGGTTATGTAGGGGCGGATGTTGAGGATCTTGTGAGGGAACTTATTCAGCAAGCAGAAGGAGATATAGAAATCGCTCAGTATGGGATTATCTATTTGGATGAAGTAGACAAGTTAGCTTCTTCTCATTTCATGGGTAGGGATGTCAGTGGCAGGGGGGTACAGTCCAACTTGTTAAAGCTGCTCGAAGAAACCGATGTCCCCATTAAAGCTGCCCATGATGTCCTTGGACAGATGCAGTCTCTTTTTGACTTTCAAAGAGGCAGTAAAGCACCTCGAAAGACCATCAATACACGCTATATTCTTTTTATCTTAAGCGGGGCTTTTGAAAAACTCTCTGAAATCGTTCAGAGAAGAATCCGTAGATCACATTTAGGCTTTCAACCCCATGGTCCTGAAGGAGTCCCCTCGGATATTATTGCAGAAGCCCAGACAGTGGATTTTGTTGAGTATGGACTTGAGCCAGAGTTTATCGGAAGATTGCCTGTTCGGGTCTTTTGTCAACCTTTGGGGAAAGAAGATCTTTTTCATGTCCTTCGAGATTCTGAAGGATCTATCCTTAAACAGTATAAAAGTTCCTTTGCTGCATACGGTATAGAGTTGAAGTTTACTGAGGAAGCTCTGCATCTTATTGCCGAAAAAGCCATAGAAGAAAAGACTGGGGCTAGGGGTCTTATGACCATTTGTGAAAAAGTTTTAAGGCCTTTTCGGTTTGAACTTCCGGGCAGCGGTGTTCGTGAACTAGAGATTGATAGCTTTACAGTTTTGGATCCAGAAAAAAGGCTTGGAGAGATTCTAAAAAAGATAGAGGAAAATAAAAAAAATAAGGAAAACGAACAGATCGAACAGTTTCTCCTTGAGTTTTATAAAGCCAACGAGATCCGAATTCATTTTCATCCCGATGCGATAGAGGCTCTTAAACAAGAAGCGCATGAAAAAGGGATTTCCGTTATCGATCTATGTAAGGAGAAATTTAAAAACTATAGTTTGGGTTTGAAATTAATTAAAAAAAATAATGGAACTAATGATTTTATATTGACTAAAGAAGATCTTCAATATCCCGAAGAAACTCTAAACCGTTGGATAGCCGCTTCTTATAAATCTGAAACTGCCTCACAAGGGCAATAA